One Streptomyces sp. R28 DNA window includes the following coding sequences:
- a CDS encoding response regulator transcription factor: MRVLVVEDEQLLADAVATGLRREAMAVDVVYDGAAALERIGVNDYDVVVLDRDLPLVHGDDVCRKIVELGMPTRVLMLTASGDVSDRVEGLEIGADDYLPKPFAFSELTARVRALGRRTSVPLPPVLERAGIKLDPNRREVFRDGKEVQLAPKEFAVLEVLMRSEGAVVSAEQLLEKAWDENTDPFTNVVRVTVMTLRRKLGEPPVIVTVPGSGYRI, from the coding sequence GTGCGCGTACTCGTCGTCGAGGACGAGCAACTGCTCGCCGATGCGGTGGCCACCGGACTTCGCCGGGAGGCCATGGCCGTCGACGTCGTGTACGACGGTGCGGCCGCCCTGGAGCGCATCGGCGTCAACGACTACGACGTGGTCGTCCTCGACCGCGACCTCCCGCTGGTGCACGGCGACGACGTCTGCCGCAAGATCGTCGAACTCGGCATGCCCACACGCGTGCTGATGCTCACGGCCTCCGGCGACGTCAGCGACCGTGTCGAGGGGCTGGAGATCGGCGCCGACGACTATCTGCCCAAGCCCTTCGCCTTCAGCGAGCTGACGGCACGCGTGCGCGCCCTCGGCCGCCGTACGAGCGTGCCGCTGCCCCCCGTCCTGGAGCGCGCCGGCATCAAGCTGGACCCGAACCGCCGCGAGGTGTTCCGGGACGGCAAGGAGGTGCAGCTCGCGCCGAAGGAGTTCGCCGTGCTGGAGGTGCTGATGCGCAGCGAGGGCGCGGTCGTCTCCGCCGAGCAGCTCCTGGAGAAGGCCTGGGACGAGAACACCGACCCGTTCACGAACGTGGTGCGGGTGACCGTCATGACATTGCGCCGCAAGCTAGGGGAGCCACCGGTGATCGTCACCGTGCCCGGCTCCGGCTACCGGATCTGA
- a CDS encoding DUF3710 domain-containing protein codes for MFGRRKKKGAAEDAAGEPEQVVDIDSEADDDGTRERVRLEPEPRPDGPWDSTEVREPGEGRVDLGGLLVPGVDGMELRVEVAGDAIVAATVVLRDSAIQLQAFAAPKREGIWGEVREEIGSGITQQGGIIDEVEGPLGWELRAQVPVQLPDGTGGFQVVRFVGVDGPRWFLRGVISGQGAVQPQAGGLLEQIFRDTVVVRGEGPMAPRDPIVLKLPNDAQMVPEGVQQEEAGSRFSGGMGQLQRGPEITEVR; via the coding sequence GTGTTCGGACGTCGCAAGAAGAAGGGTGCCGCCGAGGACGCGGCCGGCGAGCCCGAGCAGGTCGTCGACATCGACAGTGAGGCGGACGACGACGGCACGCGCGAGCGCGTTCGGCTCGAGCCGGAACCGCGGCCCGACGGGCCCTGGGACAGCACTGAGGTCCGTGAGCCCGGCGAGGGCCGGGTGGACCTGGGCGGCCTGTTGGTGCCGGGCGTCGACGGCATGGAGCTGCGCGTGGAGGTCGCCGGTGACGCGATCGTCGCGGCGACCGTCGTGCTGCGCGACAGCGCCATCCAGCTGCAGGCCTTCGCCGCACCCAAGCGCGAGGGCATCTGGGGCGAGGTGCGCGAGGAGATCGGCTCCGGCATCACCCAGCAGGGTGGCATCATCGACGAGGTCGAGGGCCCCCTGGGCTGGGAGCTGCGGGCCCAGGTGCCGGTTCAGCTGCCGGACGGCACGGGCGGTTTCCAGGTCGTGCGGTTCGTCGGTGTGGACGGTCCGCGCTGGTTCCTGCGCGGTGTGATCTCGGGTCAGGGCGCGGTGCAGCCGCAGGCGGGCGGTCTGCTCGAGCAGATCTTCCGGGACACGGTCGTGGTCCGCGGCGAAGGCCCGATGGCCCCCCGTGACCCGATCGTCCTGAAGCTGCCGAACGACGCCCAGATGGTCCCCGAGGGCGTCCAGCAGGAGGAGGCGGGTTCGCGCTTCTCCGGCGGCATGGGCCAGCTCCAGCGCGGACCGGAGATCACCGAGGTTCGCTGA
- a CDS encoding inositol monophosphatase family protein, with product MTDPLHSELLRLAREAARRAGELLRDGRPADLAVAATKSSPIDVVTEMDIAAEKLITDVISEHRPDDGFLGEEGASTEGTSGIRWVIDPLDGTVNYLYGLPTWSVSIAAEQDGETVVGVVAAPMRGETYHAVRGTGAWATGSWEGERRLGCRPTAPLDQALVSTGFNYVTEVRTHQADVARKLIPLLRDIRRGGSAAIDLCDLAAGRLDGYYERGLNAWDVAAGDLIAREAGALTGGRPGERPSRDLVVAATPGVFEPLQRLLEDFGAWHD from the coding sequence GTGACCGACCCCCTGCACTCGGAACTGCTCCGGCTGGCCCGGGAGGCCGCCCGCCGCGCGGGCGAGCTGCTGCGCGACGGCCGCCCGGCCGACCTCGCGGTCGCCGCGACCAAGTCGAGCCCGATCGACGTGGTCACCGAGATGGACATCGCGGCGGAGAAGCTGATCACCGACGTGATCTCCGAGCACCGCCCGGACGACGGCTTCCTCGGCGAGGAGGGCGCCTCCACCGAGGGCACGAGCGGCATCCGCTGGGTGATCGACCCGCTCGACGGCACGGTCAACTACCTGTACGGGCTGCCGACTTGGTCCGTCTCCATCGCCGCCGAGCAGGACGGCGAGACGGTCGTCGGGGTCGTGGCGGCCCCGATGCGCGGCGAGACGTACCACGCGGTGCGCGGCACAGGCGCCTGGGCCACGGGCTCCTGGGAAGGCGAGCGAAGGCTCGGCTGCCGGCCCACGGCGCCCCTGGACCAGGCCCTGGTCTCGACCGGCTTCAACTACGTCACCGAGGTGCGCACCCACCAGGCCGACGTCGCGCGGAAGCTGATCCCCCTCCTGCGTGACATCCGCCGCGGCGGCTCGGCCGCGATCGACCTGTGCGACCTGGCCGCGGGCCGCCTCGACGGCTACTACGAGCGTGGCCTGAACGCCTGGGACGTCGCCGCGGGCGACCTGATCGCACGAGAAGCGGGCGCCCTGACCGGTGGACGCCCCGGAGAGCGCCCGTCACGTGATCTCGTGGTGGCGGCCACCCCGGGAGTCTTCGAGCCCCTCCAGCGGCTCCTGGAGGACTTCGGCGCCTGGCACGACTGA
- a CDS encoding DUF3093 domain-containing protein, which translates to MQLSAAPYEERLTAPRTWWLISFLVGVSLALILLPFGTLPMLAGLVGGTAAASVMASSYGSVRIRLVGDSLIAGEAKIPVRALGEAHVLDPEEARAWRTHKADTRAFLLLRAYIPTALRVEVTDPEDPTPYLYLSTREPERLAEAIKAAKASV; encoded by the coding sequence ATGCAGCTCTCCGCCGCCCCGTACGAAGAACGCCTCACCGCCCCCCGCACCTGGTGGCTGATCTCGTTCCTGGTCGGGGTCTCCCTGGCCCTGATCCTCCTGCCCTTCGGCACGCTGCCCATGCTCGCCGGGCTCGTCGGCGGCACCGCCGCGGCGTCCGTCATGGCGAGCTCGTACGGCTCGGTCCGCATCCGCCTGGTGGGCGACTCGCTGATCGCGGGCGAGGCGAAGATCCCGGTGCGGGCCCTGGGCGAGGCACACGTCCTGGACCCTGAGGAGGCCCGCGCCTGGCGCACCCACAAGGCCGACACCCGGGCCTTCCTCCTCCTGCGCGCCTACATCCCGACGGCTCTGCGGGTGGAGGTCACGGACCCCGAGGACCCGACCCCGTACCTGTACCTGTCGACTCGCGAGCCGGAACGCCTCGCGGAGGCGATCAAGGCGGCGAAGGCCTCGGTCTAG
- the dut gene encoding dUTP diphosphatase, which yields MSREPRRELDVLIRRVDPDVPLPTYAHPGDAGADLRTTVSCELKPGERAVLPTGVSVALPEGYAAFVHPRSGLAARLGVALVNAPGTVDAGYRGEIKVIVVNLDPHETVRFERFDRIAQLVVQQVERVRFQEVAELPDSARAEGGFGSTGGHAAVGGTSDTSDQAADGGATGGNRYASVVSDREGQ from the coding sequence GTGAGCCGTGAGCCCCGTCGAGAACTCGACGTGCTGATCCGGCGCGTCGACCCCGACGTACCGCTTCCGACGTACGCGCACCCTGGTGACGCGGGAGCCGATCTGCGCACCACCGTCAGCTGCGAACTGAAGCCGGGGGAGCGGGCCGTACTGCCCACCGGGGTGTCTGTAGCGCTGCCGGAGGGGTACGCGGCCTTCGTGCACCCCCGTTCCGGTCTCGCCGCCCGCCTCGGTGTCGCCCTCGTGAATGCCCCGGGGACGGTTGATGCCGGGTACCGTGGGGAGATCAAGGTGATCGTGGTGAATCTCGACCCGCATGAGACCGTGCGGTTCGAGCGCTTCGACCGGATTGCCCAACTGGTCGTCCAGCAGGTCGAGAGGGTTCGCTTCCAAGAGGTCGCGGAGCTTCCCGATTCGGCACGGGCCGAGGGGGGCTTCGGGTCCACCGGCGGCCATGCCGCGGTGGGCGGCACAAGCGATACAAGCGATCAGGCCGCCGATGGCGGTGCAACGGGTGGGAATCGATACGCTTCGGTCGTATCCGACCGGGAAGGACAGTGA
- a CDS encoding D-arabinono-1,4-lactone oxidase, whose amino-acid sequence MSSTASGRNGTWRNWGGNVPARPAREVTPASVEELSAAIRRAAEDGLKVKAVGSGHSFTSIAATDGVLIRPQLLTGIRSIDRDAMTVTVEAGTPLKRLNLALAREGLSLTNMGDIMEQTVSGATSTGTHGTGRESASIAAQIKGLELVTADGSVLTCSEKENPEVFAAARIGLGALGIVTAITFAVEPIFLLSAREEPMPLDKVLADFDELWTENEHFEFYWFPHTGSTNTKRNNRSAGPEKPVGQVAGWFEDEFLSNGVFQAAQWAGRAVPATIPAIARISSKALSARTYTDIPYKVFTSPRRVRFVEMEYAVSREAVVETVRELKAMIERSGLRVSFPVEVRTAPADDITLSTASGRDSAYIAVHMAKGTPYQRYFTAAERIFTAHEGRPHWGKVHTRDAEYFAQVYPRFGEFTALRDRLDPDRRFQNDYLRRVLGA is encoded by the coding sequence TTGAGCAGCACAGCGAGCGGCAGGAACGGCACGTGGCGTAACTGGGGCGGCAATGTCCCCGCCCGCCCCGCGCGAGAGGTCACTCCGGCCTCCGTCGAGGAGCTGTCCGCGGCCATACGCCGGGCCGCCGAGGACGGCCTGAAGGTGAAGGCGGTCGGCAGCGGCCACTCCTTCACGTCCATAGCCGCCACCGACGGCGTGTTGATCCGCCCTCAACTGTTGACCGGGATCCGCTCCATCGACCGGGATGCCATGACGGTCACGGTCGAGGCCGGCACCCCGCTCAAGAGGCTCAACCTGGCCCTGGCGCGCGAGGGCCTGTCGCTCACGAACATGGGCGACATCATGGAGCAGACGGTCTCGGGCGCCACCAGCACCGGCACCCACGGCACGGGCCGTGAGTCGGCCTCGATCGCCGCTCAGATCAAGGGCCTGGAACTGGTCACGGCCGACGGTTCGGTGCTCACCTGCTCCGAGAAGGAGAACCCGGAGGTCTTCGCGGCCGCCCGCATCGGCCTCGGCGCCCTGGGCATCGTCACCGCGATCACCTTCGCCGTGGAGCCGATCTTCCTGCTCTCCGCGCGCGAGGAGCCGATGCCGTTGGACAAGGTCCTGGCGGACTTCGACGAACTGTGGACCGAGAACGAGCACTTCGAGTTCTACTGGTTCCCGCACACCGGCAGCACCAACACCAAGCGCAACAACCGCAGCGCGGGCCCGGAGAAGCCGGTGGGGCAGGTCGCCGGCTGGTTCGAGGACGAGTTCCTCTCCAACGGCGTCTTCCAGGCGGCGCAGTGGGCCGGCCGCGCGGTACCCGCCACGATCCCGGCGATCGCCCGGATCTCCAGCAAGGCGCTGTCCGCGCGGACCTACACGGACATCCCCTACAAGGTCTTCACATCACCGCGCCGGGTGCGCTTCGTGGAGATGGAGTACGCCGTTTCGCGCGAGGCCGTCGTCGAGACGGTGCGCGAACTGAAGGCCATGATCGAGCGCTCCGGCCTCAGGGTCAGCTTCCCGGTCGAGGTGCGCACCGCCCCGGCCGACGACATCACGCTGTCCACCGCCTCGGGCCGCGACAGCGCGTACATCGCCGTCCACATGGCCAAGGGCACGCCGTACCAGCGGTACTTCACCGCCGCCGAGCGGATCTTCACCGCGCACGAGGGGCGGCCGCACTGGGGCAAGGTGCACACGCGGGACGCCGAGTACTTCGCCCAGGTGTACCCGCGCTTCGGCGAGTTCACGGCGCTGCGGGACCGGCTGGATCCGGACCGCCGGTTCCAGAACG
- a CDS encoding MFS transporter, whose amino-acid sequence MPSPYRALFAAPGTKGFTAAGFLGRMPLSMMGIGVVTMVSQLTGRYGLAGALSATIALSAAVAGPQVSRLVDQHGQRRVLRPATLIALAAGAGLLLAAHYGWPDWVLFVACVGIGCVPSVGAMTRARWAALYRETPQLHTAYSFESVIDEVCFIFGPIISIGLSTAWFPEAGPLLAGCFLAVGVFWLTAQRATEPAPHPREHRGGSSALRSPGLQVLVATFVATGAIFGSVDVVTVAFADEQGHKGAASLVLALYAGGSCAAGLVFGLLRFKGAPEPRWLLGICAMAVSMIPLLLVGNLPFLAVALFVSGMAVAPTMITTMSLIEEHVPRAQLTEGMTWVSTGLAVGVALGSSAAGWVIDAAGADAGYGVPAVAGTVAVVVGFLGYRRLSRPAPRRGGTVEQHSERQERHVA is encoded by the coding sequence GTGCCGAGCCCCTACCGCGCCCTGTTCGCCGCCCCCGGCACCAAGGGCTTCACCGCCGCGGGCTTCCTCGGCCGGATGCCGCTGTCGATGATGGGCATCGGCGTGGTCACGATGGTCTCCCAGCTGACCGGCCGCTACGGCCTCGCCGGCGCCCTGTCGGCCACGATCGCGCTCTCCGCGGCGGTGGCGGGCCCGCAGGTCTCCCGCCTGGTCGACCAGCACGGGCAGCGGCGGGTGCTGCGTCCGGCGACGCTGATCGCGCTGGCGGCGGGCGCCGGGCTGCTGCTCGCCGCCCACTACGGGTGGCCGGACTGGGTGCTGTTCGTGGCCTGCGTCGGTATCGGCTGCGTGCCCAGCGTCGGGGCGATGACCCGGGCCCGCTGGGCCGCGCTGTACCGGGAGACGCCGCAGTTGCACACCGCGTACTCCTTCGAGTCCGTGATCGACGAGGTGTGCTTCATCTTCGGGCCGATCATCTCCATCGGACTGTCCACGGCGTGGTTCCCGGAGGCCGGGCCGCTGCTCGCCGGCTGCTTCCTGGCCGTCGGTGTCTTCTGGCTGACCGCCCAGCGGGCCACCGAGCCCGCGCCGCACCCGCGCGAGCACCGGGGTGGCAGCTCGGCTCTGCGCTCCCCCGGACTGCAGGTCCTGGTGGCCACCTTCGTGGCGACCGGGGCGATCTTCGGGTCCGTGGACGTGGTCACGGTGGCCTTCGCGGACGAGCAGGGACACAAGGGCGCCGCGAGCCTGGTCCTCGCGCTGTACGCGGGGGGCTCCTGCGCGGCGGGACTCGTCTTCGGGCTGTTGCGCTTCAAGGGGGCGCCCGAACCTCGCTGGCTGCTGGGCATATGCGCGATGGCCGTGAGTATGATCCCCCTCCTACTGGTCGGAAACTTGCCGTTTCTGGCCGTGGCACTGTTCGTCTCGGGCATGGCGGTCGCTCCCACGATGATCACCACCATGTCCCTGATCGAAGAGCACGTACCACGCGCGCAACTGACCGAGGGCATGACCTGGGTGAGCACCGGGCTCGCGGTCGGGGTCGCGCTCGGCTCCTCCGCGGCCGGCTGGGTGATCGACGCCGCCGGTGCGGACGCCGGGTACGGGGTTCCGGCGGTGGCCGGGACCGTCGCGGTCGTGGTGGGTTTCCTGGGGTATCGCCGGCTCAGCAGGCCGGCTCCGCGTCGGGGAGGCACCGTTGAGCAGCACAGCGAGCGGCAGGAACGGCACGTGGCGTAA
- a CDS encoding alginate lyase family protein, which translates to MRRTALFAAAAALVAGALAWPADAAPSTFVHPGVAVSRGQLDFTRSKVNAGAQPWKGAFDRMTASKYADLNRTPKPRAVVECGSYSNPDYGCSDEREDAMAAYTQALAWYITRDERYAKKAIELMDAWSAVIRDHTNSNAPLQTGWAGSSWPRAAEIIKYTYSGNWANSGRFATMLRNVYLPEIINGSNSNGNWELSMTEAAVGISVFLEDKASYDKAMAKFRARAAAYVYLSSDGDLPKTVPSQNLDTRDKIVKYWQGQSTFVTGLTQETCRDLTHTGYGISAVSHVAETSRIQGQDLYGTDVGERLRQALGFQAKYELGTTVPGWLCGGSLKLGLGPVTEVGHNALVNRLGHAMTNTETLTERNRPAGSNNLFVAWETLTHGDNPG; encoded by the coding sequence ATGCGCAGAACCGCACTCTTCGCGGCCGCGGCCGCCCTCGTCGCCGGCGCCCTCGCCTGGCCCGCCGACGCCGCTCCCAGCACCTTCGTCCACCCCGGAGTCGCCGTCTCCCGGGGCCAGTTGGACTTCACCCGCTCCAAGGTGAACGCCGGCGCCCAGCCCTGGAAGGGTGCCTTCGACCGGATGACGGCGAGCAAGTACGCCGATCTGAACCGCACGCCCAAGCCCCGCGCGGTCGTCGAGTGCGGCTCGTACTCGAACCCCGACTACGGCTGCAGCGACGAGCGCGAGGACGCGATGGCCGCGTACACCCAGGCGCTCGCCTGGTACATCACCCGCGACGAGCGGTACGCGAAGAAGGCCATCGAGCTGATGGACGCCTGGTCCGCGGTGATCAGGGACCACACCAACAGCAACGCGCCTCTGCAGACGGGCTGGGCCGGCTCCTCGTGGCCCAGGGCCGCCGAGATCATCAAGTACACGTACAGCGGGAACTGGGCCAATTCCGGCCGGTTCGCCACCATGCTCCGCAACGTCTATCTGCCCGAGATCATCAACGGCTCGAACTCCAACGGGAACTGGGAGCTGTCGATGACGGAGGCCGCCGTCGGCATCTCCGTCTTCCTCGAGGACAAGGCGTCGTACGACAAGGCCATGGCGAAGTTCCGTGCCCGCGCCGCCGCCTACGTCTACCTGTCCTCCGACGGCGACCTGCCGAAGACCGTGCCGAGCCAGAACCTCGACACACGGGACAAGATCGTCAAGTACTGGCAGGGGCAGTCCACCTTCGTCACCGGCCTCACCCAGGAGACCTGCCGCGACCTCACCCACACCGGGTACGGCATCTCGGCCGTCTCGCACGTGGCGGAGACCAGCCGGATCCAGGGGCAGGACCTGTACGGCACCGACGTCGGTGAGCGGCTGCGGCAGGCGCTCGGGTTCCAGGCCAAGTACGAGCTCGGTACGACCGTGCCCGGCTGGCTCTGCGGCGGCTCGCTGAAGCTCGGACTCGGGCCGGTCACCGAGGTCGGGCACAACGCCCTGGTCAACCGTCTCGGCCATGCCATGACCAACACCGAGACGCTGACCGAGCGCAACCGCCCGGCCGGCAGCAACAACCTCTTCGTGGCCTGGGAGACCCTCACTCACGGCGACAATCCGGGGTGA
- a CDS encoding PaaI family thioesterase, which yields MSGTSATLKPPADAVKPARHPDAPAPGELLGAHYGECFGCGGEQAHGLHLEARAGDGVRISAEFTVQPAHQGAPGLAHGGVLATALDETLGSLNWLLRTIAVTGRLETDFVRPVPVGTVLYLEAEVTAVAGRKIYSTATGRIGGPDGPVAVRADALFIEVKVDHFIDNGRPAEIRAAMSDPDQVRRARAFEVNP from the coding sequence GTGAGTGGTACTTCCGCAACTCTCAAGCCTCCGGCCGACGCCGTGAAACCCGCCCGTCACCCCGACGCTCCCGCACCCGGTGAGCTTCTCGGTGCGCACTACGGCGAGTGTTTCGGCTGCGGTGGCGAGCAGGCCCACGGGCTGCACCTGGAGGCGCGCGCCGGTGACGGCGTCCGCATCAGCGCCGAGTTCACCGTGCAGCCCGCCCATCAGGGGGCGCCCGGGCTCGCGCACGGCGGTGTGCTCGCGACCGCGCTCGACGAGACCCTCGGCTCGCTCAACTGGCTGCTGCGCACCATCGCCGTGACCGGGCGGCTGGAGACCGACTTCGTGCGGCCCGTTCCGGTGGGCACGGTGCTGTATCTGGAGGCCGAGGTGACGGCGGTGGCGGGCCGCAAGATCTACTCGACCGCCACCGGACGGATCGGCGGTCCCGACGGGCCCGTCGCCGTCCGTGCCGACGCCCTCTTCATCGAGGTGAAGGTCGACCACTTCATCGACAACGGCCGCCCGGCGGAGATCCGGGCCGCCATGAGCGACCCGGACCAGGTCCGCCGTGCCCGTGCCTTCGAGGTGAACCCGTGA
- a CDS encoding ferrochelatase, with the protein MPDARDATPYDALLLLSFGGPEGPDDVIPFLENVTRGRGIPKERLKEVGEHYFLFGGVSPINDQNRALLDALRKDFAEHGLDLPVYWGNRNWAPYLTDTLREMVADGRRRIIVLATSAYASYSGCRQYRENLADSLAALEAEGLELPKVDKLRHYFNHPGFLEPMIDGVVESLADLPEDVRDGAHIAFSTHSIPTASADSSGPVEEQGDGGAYVEQHLDVAQLIADAVRERTGVDHPWQLVYQSRSGAPHIPWLEPDICDHIEERHEAGVPAVVIAPIGFVSDHMEVLYDLDTEAKAKAEELGLPMRRSATVGDDPRFAAAIRDLVLERAAVERGQDVTPCALGALGADHNLCPIGCCPARAPRPAAAGADSPYA; encoded by the coding sequence ATGCCAGACGCGCGCGATGCCACCCCCTACGACGCCCTGCTCCTGCTCTCCTTCGGCGGCCCCGAGGGCCCGGACGACGTGATCCCGTTCCTGGAGAACGTCACCCGCGGGCGGGGCATCCCCAAGGAACGCCTCAAGGAAGTCGGCGAACACTACTTCCTGTTCGGCGGCGTCAGCCCCATCAACGACCAGAACCGCGCCCTGCTCGACGCCCTGCGCAAGGACTTCGCCGAGCACGGCCTGGACCTGCCGGTCTACTGGGGCAACCGCAACTGGGCGCCGTACCTGACGGACACCCTGCGCGAGATGGTCGCGGACGGCCGCCGCCGCATCATCGTCCTCGCCACCAGCGCCTACGCCTCCTACTCGGGCTGCCGCCAGTACCGCGAGAACCTCGCCGACTCGCTCGCCGCCCTTGAGGCCGAGGGCCTGGAGCTGCCGAAGGTCGACAAGCTGCGGCACTACTTCAACCACCCGGGCTTCCTGGAGCCGATGATCGACGGTGTCGTCGAGTCCCTCGCCGACCTTCCCGAGGACGTCCGGGACGGCGCGCACATCGCCTTCTCGACCCACTCGATCCCGACCGCGTCCGCGGACAGCTCCGGCCCGGTCGAGGAGCAGGGCGACGGCGGTGCGTACGTCGAGCAACACCTGGACGTCGCGCAGCTGATCGCCGACGCCGTACGCGAGCGCACCGGCGTCGACCACCCCTGGCAGCTCGTCTACCAGTCCCGCTCCGGCGCTCCGCACATCCCCTGGCTGGAGCCGGACATCTGCGACCACATCGAGGAGCGGCACGAGGCCGGGGTCCCGGCGGTCGTGATCGCCCCCATCGGCTTCGTCTCCGACCACATGGAGGTCCTCTACGACCTCGACACGGAGGCCAAGGCCAAGGCCGAGGAGCTGGGCCTGCCGATGCGCCGCTCGGCCACCGTCGGAGACGACCCGCGCTTCGCCGCCGCGATCCGCGACCTCGTCCTGGAGCGCGCCGCCGTGGAGCGCGGCCAGGACGTCACGCCCTGCGCCCTGGGCGCGCTCGGCGCCGACCACAACCTCTGTCCGATCGGCTGCTGCCCGGCCCGCGCCCCCAGGCCCGCCGCCGCGGGCGCCGACAGCCCGTACGCGTGA
- a CDS encoding sensor histidine kinase: protein MAATPAPPQAPPKPTWDPRRVEPPFPWLRPTIRIRLTLLYGGMFLIAGILLLSIIYLLAAQAINTGNEPLFKIVDATQLQVTSDNCPAIKSDNLTFSQFNEAISACIDDQRHVALDDLLSRSLLALLGLAVIAFAFGYAMAGRVLSPLGRITRTARAVAGSDLSRRIELDGPDDELKELADTFDEMLERLQRAFTAQQRFVGNASHELRTPLAINRTLLEVHLSDPNAPMELQQLGKTLLATNERSEQLVEGLLLLARSDNQIVERKPVDLAEVAEQAVDQVHAEAETKGVVIRGEQKAAVVQGNGVLLERIALNLVQNAVRYNIPEGGWVEVTTEVQHGQAVLVVSNTGPVVPAYEIDNLFEPFRRLRTERTGSDKGVGLGLSIVRSVARAHGGHISAQPREGGGLVMRVTLPI, encoded by the coding sequence ATGGCCGCGACTCCCGCGCCTCCCCAGGCGCCTCCCAAGCCCACCTGGGACCCCCGGAGGGTGGAGCCCCCCTTCCCGTGGCTGCGCCCCACCATCCGGATAAGGCTCACGCTGCTGTACGGCGGCATGTTCCTGATCGCCGGCATCCTGCTGCTGTCGATCATCTACCTGCTGGCCGCACAGGCGATCAACACGGGCAACGAACCCCTGTTCAAGATCGTGGACGCCACCCAGCTCCAGGTCACGAGCGACAACTGCCCCGCGATCAAGTCCGACAACCTCACGTTCTCCCAGTTCAACGAGGCGATCAGCGCCTGCATCGACGACCAGCGCCATGTCGCGCTGGATGATCTCCTCAGCCGCTCCCTGCTGGCCCTCCTCGGCCTCGCCGTCATCGCCTTCGCGTTCGGCTACGCCATGGCCGGCCGCGTCCTGTCACCGCTGGGCCGGATCACCCGCACCGCCCGCGCGGTGGCGGGCTCGGACCTGTCCCGCCGTATCGAGCTGGACGGGCCGGACGACGAGCTGAAGGAACTGGCCGACACCTTCGACGAGATGCTGGAGCGGCTGCAGCGGGCGTTCACCGCCCAGCAGCGCTTCGTCGGCAACGCCTCGCACGAGCTGCGTACGCCGCTCGCGATCAACCGCACACTCCTGGAGGTGCACCTGTCGGATCCGAACGCGCCGATGGAGCTCCAGCAGCTCGGCAAGACGCTGCTGGCCACCAACGAGCGCAGCGAGCAGCTGGTCGAGGGCCTGCTGCTGCTCGCCCGCAGCGACAACCAGATCGTCGAGCGCAAACCGGTGGACCTCGCGGAGGTGGCCGAGCAGGCCGTCGACCAGGTGCATGCGGAGGCCGAGACCAAGGGCGTGGTGATCCGCGGCGAGCAGAAGGCCGCGGTCGTGCAGGGCAACGGCGTGCTGCTGGAGCGCATTGCGCTGAACCTGGTGCAGAACGCCGTCCGGTACAACATCCCGGAGGGCGGCTGGGTCGAGGTCACCACCGAGGTCCAGCACGGGCAGGCGGTTCTGGTCGTGTCGAACACCGGGCCGGTGGTGCCGGCGTACGAGATCGACAATCTCTTCGAGCCGTTCAGACGGCTGCGCACGGAGCGCACAGGCAGCGACAAGGGTGTAGGCCTGGGGCTGTCCATCGTGCGGTCCGTGGCCCGGGCGCACGGCGGGCACATCTCGGCGCAACCACGAGAGGGCGGAGGACTCGTGATGCGGGTAACCCTGCCGATCTGA
- a CDS encoding DUF4193 domain-containing protein codes for MATDYDTPRKTDDDVDSDSLEELKARRNDKSTSAVDVDEFEAAEGLELPGADLSNEELAVRVLPKQQDEFTCMSCFLVHHRSQLAREKNGQPICRDCD; via the coding sequence ATGGCAACGGATTACGACACCCCACGCAAGACCGACGACGACGTCGACTCGGACAGCCTTGAAGAGCTGAAGGCCAGGCGGAACGACAAGTCGACGTCCGCTGTGGACGTCGACGAGTTCGAGGCTGCCGAAGGCCTGGAGCTGCCCGGCGCGGACCTCTCGAATGAGGAGTTGGCCGTCCGGGTGCTGCCGAAGCAGCAGGACGAGTTCACATGCATGAGCTGCTTCCTGGTGCACCACCGCAGCCAGCTGGCCCGGGAGAAGAACGGTCAGCCGATCTGCCGCGACTGCGACTGA